CGCAGACGGCGCTCTCTCGCAGGTCACCGCTCTCCTCAACCGCTCCGTTACGCTCGCCACCGAGGCTTCCAGCAGCGGTCTCAGCACCTCACAGTCCGCCGCGATCAACACCGAGTTCCAGGCTCTGCTCACGCAGATCGGCAACATCGGCACCACGACCAACTTCAACGGCACGGCTGTCTTCGGCTCGACCGTTTCGGCCTTCACCTCCGACGGCACCACCGGCGGCACGGTCAGCATCGGCGCAAACGTTGCCGCTCTGACCACCACCTCGCTCGGCCTCAGCACCTCCACCCTCACCTCGGCCAGCTCCGCTCAGACCGCTCTGACCGCTCTGACCGCTGCGATCTCCACCATCTCGGCACAGCGCGGCACGCTCGGCGCCACCGTTGAGCAGCTCCAGGCTGCTTCCACCGTCGACACCAACGAGTCGCAGAACCTCGTCACCGCTTCCAGCAACATCACCTCTGCCGACATCAGCAGCGTGGTCGCGGATGACACCAAGTACAGCATCCTCGAGCAGACCGGCATCTCGGCGCTGCAGCAGGCTAACCAGCAAGCGCAGACCGTCCTCAAGCTCCTCCAGTAAAACGAAGTGGCTGCGGTCGCTGAGCTTGTCTCAGCGACCGCGGCCATCGTTGTTTTGACATAACTGGGTCACCCAAGGAGTCTGCATCGCATGAGTACAACATCTTCCACGCTCACATCGGTCCTCTCCGCCCTTGGCGGTACCACTGGTATCGATGTCACCGCCGCCGTAGACGCGATCCTCTATGCCGACCGGGCCCCGGAACGCGGCTGGCAGGCTCAACAGGCGACTCTCGCGAGTCAAACCTCCGCCATCAATCAGCTCAGCAGTGAGGCCTCCTCACTGAGCGACGCCTTGGCCGCGTTGCAAAGCACCACCGGCGCACTCAGCACCGTCAGCGCGAGCAGCTCCGACACCAGCTTGCTCACCGCGACTGCGAGCGATGGCACAACTGCGGGCAGCCATAGTGTCACCATCAATAAGCTAGCCTCGGCCGGATCCTGGTACTCGACGACCACCGAGTCGAGCAGTTCGGCAACGCTGCCTTCGGGCAGCTTCAGCATCACGGTCGGTTCGACCACCACATCTATTCCAACTGACACCGGAGACGGTACCGCCGACACTCTCGATGAACTCGCCGCCACCATCAACGGCAAGGCGCTGGGTGTCACCGCAACCGTCGTCACGGACAGCACCGGAGCCAGGCTTGCATTGACTTCCACGACCACCGGAAGCGCCGGCGACTTTTCCGTCGCAACAGGCGGCAGCCTCGCATTTCAACGTTCCGCCACCGGTACGGACGCTTCCTTGACTGTCGATGGAGTTCCGATCACCAGCGCTAGCAACACCGTCACCGGTGCCATCAACGGCGTTACGCTGAACCTGCTTGGAGCCGCGACCGGAACCCCGGTGACCGTGAGCGTGGCCCCCGATACGACCTCCATCACGTCGGCGATAACAACCTTCGTCAACGCCTACAACACGCTCATCACCGACACGAATACGTCGATCAGCTACGACGCGAGCACACAGACGGCCGGTGTATTGCAAAGCGACAGCGCCGCACAGGGCCTGCAGTCCGCGCTCCTGGCTTCGACAAACTACTCTGCCTCCAGCGGCACCTACAAGTCGCTTTCCTCGCTCGGCATCGAGACAAACTCCGATGGCACGTTGACGCTCAACAGCACCACGCTCGCGAGCGCTCTTCAATCCAATAGCGGAGCGGTAGCGACGTTCTTCCAGGGAAGCGCCTTCAACGGTTTTGCCGCTTCGCTCACCTCGTCGCTGAATACTTACACCGATCCCACACAGGGAGCCTTCACGGTCGACCTTCAAAGCATCAGTGCCGAAAATCAGGACCTGACAAACGAGACCAACACGCTTGAGGTTTACCTCTCCTCACAGCAAACGATTCTCACCGCGCAATATAACGCCGCAGACATCGCCATTCAGCAACTGCCAGAGAAGCTCAAACAGATCAATGCGCTCCTCAACCCGAACTCCAGCAGTTCCTAGAGATCGACATGACAAACAATACTGCTTCACTTGAATACCGCCGTGCCGCGACCCAACAGGCTTCTGTAGTAGGCCTCGTCATCGCGTTGCACGACACGCTAATGGGAGACATCCGGCGGGCAGCGGATGCAATTGACAGGGGCGACATCCAGGGCCGGTGTGACCAACTGGTCCACGCCTTCAAAGTCCTTCAACAGTTGGAAGCGATGCTGGACATGGACAAGGGTGGAAACACAGCCATCCAGGTGAAGCGCTTCTACGGCCACATTCGTGGGCAGCTCCTGCTCGCCCAGTTCAAGTTATCCTCCGCCATCCTTCACAAACAGATTCAGATCGTCCTAGAGGTCCGCGAAGCGTGGCAACAGCTTGACAGCTCGGCGATGGAAAGCCGTAACCCGGCAGCTCCATCGTCGACGGTGGATCAAGCGGCGACAGAGCGCGCCGAACCGGCAGAGGCTCGGCTCTCGTTCTCGTGTTCCTTCTAGATCGACGATCACTTCCCTAACCAAGGGCTCCAAGGCGACCTGAACATTTCAGGTCGCCACTTTTTTGCCCAACACGTCGAAGTTCGAAGAGGCCGGTCCGATCGGATGACACGTAACGATGCGAAGCCCATCGTCCCAGGCGAAGCTCGAGCCACACAATGCGCAGAATCCAGGGTGCCCATGAATGCGGCTGCCGCCGTCCCCTGCGAATGTTCTTTGTTGGCTGGGTAGCAAAGCGCAAGCGCAGTCGAAGGCCCCCGAGTAAGTCGACATCCCCTCAACACCCTGGACCGCGCCAAATCTCCATGAGGCGCAGCATCTCCTATTGCCATATCCCTGTGCGGATATTCTGAGGCGCAGCCGAAGAAGGACGGCATTTGCTCATGCTACGGATAGACCTGCGTGCGACGTACGGGAAGGCAGGCCCCTTCCTGCGCTAGGCGCGACGACCAGCATGACGGCCTGGAGATGATTCGCCGGTACGCCTTGTAGATCATCGATTCATGTACGGCTTCGATCGCGAACGGGAGATCAGCTCCCAGAAGGTTCCCCTTCAGCAACCCACACAGGCAAACGGCAACGGCGTCAATCGTGGTTGCGATGGACGCCGTTGCCGTTACTGCCCCGAGATAAATTTACGACTGTAGATAGTTGAGCAGGCTGTTCTGGATGACCTTCGCAGCTGCTGCGAGGACCGCCGAGTTGCTCGTCTCCGCGTTGGTCAGATTCTCCGCAGCCGTCGCGGCATCGATCCCTACAAGCGAGTTCTCACGCGAGGTGAGAGTGACCGTCTCCTGCGAAAGATACGTCTCCTGCGCCGTGAGCTGGTTGATCGTATTGCCATACACCGCATGCTGCGCGGTCACATACTGTAGCGCCGAAGTGACATCGGTCGTAGCGATGGCAATGGTGCTGGTGTTACCCGCCTGCAGCGCCGATGCAAGATTGCTGAGCGCACCCAGAACACTTCCGCTCGAATTGGTGAACAAGGTCGATCCCGGGATGTTGGCCTGCACCGAGAGCGAGCTGCCCACGGAGATGCTGTTCACGCCCGTGTTTCCGTTGTAGGTGTATCCCGTCGGAGAGGTCGAATCGGCGGTAAACGCCGCTTTGCCGCTTACCGTACCGCCAAACAACGAGATCCCCTGGAAGGTCGTATTGGCA
This Granulicella aggregans DNA region includes the following protein-coding sequences:
- a CDS encoding flagellin, giving the protein MSLSILNNIPALQAENQLTITTTAANKSLQELSSGSRINSGSDDAAGLAISDGLNANVAALNQSSLNATNAVGSLQTADGALSQVTALLNRSVTLATEASSSGLSTSQSAAINTEFQALLTQIGNIGTTTNFNGTAVFGSTVSAFTSDGTTGGTVSIGANVAALTTTSLGLSTSTLTSASSAQTALTALTAAISTISAQRGTLGATVEQLQAASTVDTNESQNLVTASSNITSADISSVVADDTKYSILEQTGISALQQANQQAQTVLKLLQ
- a CDS encoding flagellar export chaperone FliS translates to MTNNTASLEYRRAATQQASVVGLVIALHDTLMGDIRRAADAIDRGDIQGRCDQLVHAFKVLQQLEAMLDMDKGGNTAIQVKRFYGHIRGQLLLAQFKLSSAILHKQIQIVLEVREAWQQLDSSAMESRNPAAPSSTVDQAATERAEPAEARLSFSCSF
- the flgL gene encoding flagellar hook-associated protein FlgL, with amino-acid sequence MRFNPNLNASVLIDIQNSEQAVQTAFQQVSTGQRVNLPSDDPAASAAYVQLQAQAANVDQYSSNASSVLSQAQTADGVLTSVVSLLNQAITLGTEGANSTTSDSDRQSIATNIQGILSNVVGLANTTFQGISLFGGTVSGKAAFTADSTSPTGYTYNGNTGVNSISVGSSLSVQANIPGSTLFTNSSGSVLGALSNLASALQAGNTSTIAIATTDVTSALQYVTAQHAVYGNTINQLTAQETYLSQETVTLTSRENSLVGIDAATAAENLTNAETSNSAVLAAAAKVIQNSLLNYLQS
- the fliD gene encoding flagellar filament capping protein FliD, with translation MSTTSSTLTSVLSALGGTTGIDVTAAVDAILYADRAPERGWQAQQATLASQTSAINQLSSEASSLSDALAALQSTTGALSTVSASSSDTSLLTATASDGTTAGSHSVTINKLASAGSWYSTTTESSSSATLPSGSFSITVGSTTTSIPTDTGDGTADTLDELAATINGKALGVTATVVTDSTGARLALTSTTTGSAGDFSVATGGSLAFQRSATGTDASLTVDGVPITSASNTVTGAINGVTLNLLGAATGTPVTVSVAPDTTSITSAITTFVNAYNTLITDTNTSISYDASTQTAGVLQSDSAAQGLQSALLASTNYSASSGTYKSLSSLGIETNSDGTLTLNSTTLASALQSNSGAVATFFQGSAFNGFAASLTSSLNTYTDPTQGAFTVDLQSISAENQDLTNETNTLEVYLSSQQTILTAQYNAADIAIQQLPEKLKQINALLNPNSSSS